One window of the Scyliorhinus torazame isolate Kashiwa2021f chromosome 24, sScyTor2.1, whole genome shotgun sequence genome contains the following:
- the LOC140400090 gene encoding BBSome complex member BBS1-like gives MASAGAQGRETNESSEKWLDAHYDPVANLYTFSSCVVLADLHGDGENKLIVGDLGTGLYNMKLKVYKGITMLSEHTLIDLPTGVVAFLMDTNEPRTPAVAVASGPYIYIYKNLRPYFKFTLPPLEVNSLEQDVWNQVKEVRTV, from the exons ATGGCCTCGGCCGGGGCTCAGGGGAGGGAGAC CAATGAGTCCAGTGAGAAGTGGCTGGATGCCCATTATGACCCAGTGGCCAACCTCTACACCTTCTCCTCCTGCGTGG TGCTCGCAGACCTTCATGGAGATGGCGAGAATAAG CTGATTGTGGGTGACCTGGGCACTGGACTTTACAACATGAAACTGAAGGTGTACAAGGGAATCACCATGCTGTCTGAGCACACCCTGATCGATCTGCCGACAGGAGTGGTCGCCTTCCTAATGGACACGAACGAGCCCCGGACCCCGGCTGTGGCAGTGGCCTCCGGACCCTACATCTACATCTACAAAAACCTTCGTCCCTATTTCAAATTCACCCTCCCGCCTCTCGAGGTCAACTCCCTCGAACAGGATGTGTGGAACCAGGTTAAGGAGGTAAGGACAGTTTAA